From Flavobacterium sp. 102, a single genomic window includes:
- a CDS encoding heavy-metal-associated domain-containing protein, whose protein sequence is MKNIIIGMMLLVVTFSAQAQDKKSKNAKHDIEVNGNCEMCKKRIEKAAFSVSGVKSAEWHIDDSILHLIINEEKCSITDVKKAIAKVGHDTDDVKATEEDYNKLHGCCMYERK, encoded by the coding sequence ATGAAAAATATAATAATTGGAATGATGTTATTAGTAGTAACATTTTCGGCGCAAGCTCAAGATAAAAAAAGCAAGAATGCCAAACACGATATTGAAGTCAATGGCAATTGCGAAATGTGTAAAAAACGAATAGAGAAAGCGGCTTTTTCCGTTTCTGGTGTTAAAAGTGCAGAATGGCATATTGATGACAGTATTTTACATTTAATCATAAATGAAGAAAAATGTTCTATAACTGATGTGAAAAAAGCGATTGCCAAAGTTGGTCACGACACCGATGATGTAAAAGCAACAGAAGAAGATTATAATAAACTTCATGGTTGTTGCATGTATGAAAGAAAATAA
- a CDS encoding DUF2490 domain-containing protein → MKTLYTFICLAFYAVGFSQQTTQDQRVWFAYTGQYKVSDHWGFHLEAQFRMDNQLEQNQQNLFRIGTIYHLSDTKNITAGYALVNTFSASADDFFKEHRFWEQYQVNKKWSNGKNAILHRFRLEQRWVEKIGLIDGDVVSFGSNYQNRLRYLNRNLFRLVSLKSNQEEIYAVLQNEVFLNLGNNEVNNKFFDQNRFLIGLGFNHNNNTRFEVGYLNHYLTSSSSNNTMNHTVSVSLIQNLVLQKP, encoded by the coding sequence TTGAAAACACTTTACACTTTTATTTGCTTAGCATTTTATGCAGTTGGATTTTCGCAACAAACCACACAAGACCAAAGAGTTTGGTTTGCCTATACCGGTCAGTATAAAGTTTCAGATCATTGGGGTTTTCATTTAGAAGCGCAATTTCGAATGGACAACCAATTGGAACAAAACCAACAAAATTTATTCAGAATAGGAACAATTTACCATCTTTCGGACACTAAAAATATTACGGCAGGTTATGCTTTGGTCAATACTTTTAGTGCTTCAGCAGATGATTTTTTTAAAGAGCATCGATTTTGGGAACAATACCAAGTCAATAAAAAATGGAGCAACGGGAAAAATGCTATTTTGCATCGATTTCGATTGGAACAACGTTGGGTTGAAAAGATTGGTTTAATTGACGGCGATGTGGTTTCTTTCGGAAGCAATTACCAAAATCGATTGCGTTATTTGAATCGAAATTTGTTTCGTTTGGTAAGTTTAAAATCCAATCAAGAAGAAATTTATGCTGTTTTACAAAACGAAGTTTTTTTAAACTTGGGCAATAATGAGGTTAACAATAAGTTCTTTGACCAAAATCGCTTTTTAATCGGACTTGGATTTAACCATAATAACAACACAAGATTTGAAGTTGGGTATCTAAATCATTACCTAACTTCTTCATCTTCAAACAACACGATGAATCATACGGTATCGGTTTCTTTAATTCAAAATCTAGTGTTGCAAAAACCTTAA
- a CDS encoding TonB-dependent siderophore receptor: MKNIPLFLTLLFSALGFSQESLKQDTLKTVTVEGSRKGIKKSIKGAANTTLVTSKELLKAACCNLAESFETNPSIDVNFSDALTGTKQIKMLGLTSPYIMITEENIPSVRGASQAYGLSFTPGTWVESIQITKGAGSVVNGYESISGQINTELIKPLGDIPFFLNAYGDTGSRFEVNTHFNKKISDKWSTSLFVHGNARVSKNDMNDDGFMDNPLGKQLNVANRWQYYNPESGWVSFLNVRYMNDQKQTGELDFDPDRDKLTTNYWGSEINTERLDFSSKIGYVFKDMPYQSIGFQNAFTTHNQESYFGLNQYDIKQQSYYSNLIFNSIISNTMHKFATGLNFSYDKYAEFVNLSDVSRIDNSVGAFFEYTFDDNDKFSYILGGRMDYHNRLGAFFTPRLHVKYNPWDKSVIRFSAGRGKRAANIFAENQNLFASSRTFSVLDTNGKIYGLDAEIAWNYGLSFTQNFMLFGLKADTTIDFYRTDFQNQAVVDVMNSPQQVLFYNLDGKSYANSLQLDFNLEIIKHLNLRTAYKYYDISTDYLSGSYQRPLQAKHRFFGNLEFETHIKEKGQQWKFDYTWNWLGKQQLPNTSTNPHHDRLPEFSPSFSTMNAQITRTFSSTFEVYVGGENIGNYTQHKAVLGAENPFGPTFDTSIVYAPVFGAMYYAGLRFKIK, translated from the coding sequence ATGAAAAATATACCGTTATTCCTAACGTTGTTATTTTCTGCTTTGGGATTTTCACAAGAATCTTTGAAACAAGACACTCTGAAAACCGTAACAGTTGAAGGTAGCCGAAAGGGAATAAAAAAATCAATAAAAGGCGCTGCCAATACTACTTTGGTTACTAGCAAAGAATTGCTAAAAGCCGCTTGCTGTAATTTGGCCGAAAGTTTCGAAACCAATCCGTCAATCGATGTGAATTTTTCGGATGCTTTGACCGGAACCAAACAAATCAAAATGCTTGGACTGACGAGTCCATATATCATGATTACCGAGGAAAACATTCCTTCGGTTCGAGGTGCTTCACAAGCTTATGGTTTGTCCTTTACACCAGGAACTTGGGTAGAAAGCATCCAAATCACTAAAGGCGCCGGAAGCGTTGTCAATGGCTACGAGAGTATTTCGGGTCAAATTAACACTGAATTAATCAAGCCTTTGGGCGACATTCCATTCTTCTTAAATGCTTATGGCGATACCGGAAGTCGTTTTGAAGTGAATACGCATTTTAATAAAAAAATTTCTGATAAATGGTCGACGAGCTTATTTGTTCACGGCAATGCTCGTGTTTCTAAAAACGACATGAATGACGATGGTTTTATGGACAATCCTTTGGGAAAACAATTGAATGTAGCCAATCGTTGGCAGTATTACAATCCTGAATCGGGTTGGGTTTCTTTTTTAAATGTTCGTTATATGAATGATCAAAAACAAACCGGAGAACTTGATTTTGATCCCGACAGAGATAAATTGACCACCAATTATTGGGGTTCAGAAATTAACACCGAACGTTTGGATTTCTCTTCTAAAATAGGTTATGTTTTCAAAGACATGCCTTACCAAAGTATTGGTTTTCAAAATGCCTTTACGACACACAATCAAGAATCGTATTTTGGTTTGAACCAATATGATATCAAACAGCAAAGCTATTATTCGAACCTGATTTTCAATTCGATTATCAGCAATACGATGCATAAGTTTGCTACAGGTTTAAACTTTTCATATGACAAATATGCTGAATTCGTAAACTTGTCTGATGTGAGTCGAATTGACAATTCCGTTGGCGCATTCTTTGAATATACTTTTGATGACAATGACAAGTTCAGTTATATTTTAGGCGGGCGAATGGATTATCACAATAGGTTAGGAGCCTTTTTTACCCCAAGATTACACGTGAAATATAATCCTTGGGACAAATCAGTGATTAGGTTTTCTGCCGGAAGAGGCAAACGTGCGGCGAATATTTTTGCCGAAAATCAAAATCTTTTTGCCAGTTCCAGAACGTTTTCAGTTTTGGATACCAATGGAAAAATCTATGGTTTAGATGCTGAAATTGCTTGGAATTATGGATTAAGTTTTACGCAAAACTTTATGCTTTTCGGGTTGAAAGCCGATACAACCATTGACTTCTACAGAACCGATTTTCAAAACCAAGCGGTAGTTGACGTAATGAATTCACCGCAACAAGTTTTGTTTTACAATTTGGATGGAAAGTCATACGCCAATAGTTTGCAATTGGATTTTAACTTAGAAATTATTAAGCACTTGAATTTGAGAACGGCTTATAAATATTATGATATTTCTACCGATTATCTTTCGGGCAGTTATCAAAGACCTTTGCAAGCGAAGCACCGTTTCTTTGGTAACCTGGAATTTGAAACCCACATCAAAGAAAAAGGACAGCAATGGAAATTTGATTACACATGGAATTGGTTAGGCAAACAACAATTGCCCAACACGTCAACCAATCCGCATCACGACCGATTGCCGGAGTTTTCGCCTTCGTTCTCGACAATGAATGCGCAAATTACCAGAACCTTTTCCAGTACTTTTGAAGTCTATGTTGGTGGAGAAAACATTGGAAATTACACGCAACACAAAGCAGTTTTGGGAGCAGAAAATCCTTTTGGACCCACTTTTGATACGTCAATTGTTTATGCGCCGGTTTTCGGTGCTATGTATTATGCCGGATTGAGATTTAAGATAAAATAA
- a CDS encoding exosortase F system-associated protein: MLQLLLKNKSKVFWSLFLIGLLIGIRLFEDHLFYDPFLNYFKSEYAHAKLPQFNVFKLFFSLGIRFYINSVISLFLLYVIFEDTKIVKFSMLLYMILGSILMISFIFVLTFFGEENKMTLFYIRRFLIQPIFILLFIPGFYYQKQVKK, encoded by the coding sequence ATGCTACAACTACTGCTAAAAAATAAATCAAAGGTGTTTTGGTCTTTGTTTCTGATTGGATTGTTAATTGGAATCAGACTTTTTGAAGACCATTTGTTTTACGATCCGTTTTTGAACTATTTCAAAAGTGAATACGCTCATGCGAAATTGCCGCAATTCAATGTGTTTAAACTGTTTTTTAGTTTAGGGATTCGATTTTATATCAATTCGGTCATTTCGTTGTTTTTGCTGTATGTGATTTTCGAAGACACCAAAATCGTTAAGTTTTCGATGTTGCTGTATATGATTTTAGGCTCAATTCTAATGATAAGCTTTATTTTTGTGTTGACTTTCTTTGGCGAAGAAAATAAAATGACACTTTTTTATATCAGAAGATTTTTAATCCAGCCGATTTTTATATTGCTTTTTATCCCGGGATTTTATTACCAAAAACAAGTCAAAAAGTAA
- a CDS encoding ATP cone domain-containing protein translates to MKIVKHSGNIVDFNRDKLKSSLLKSGANKHVVEDILQEIDKQIYEGISTKKIYKLAFGLLKKVSNANAARYNLKTAIQMLGPAGFFFEKYIARLFLSEGYLVQTNLLLSGKCVGHEVDVVINKNDYIEMVECKFHPKSETNSDVKVPMYILSRFNDLKDKNHIIFTRKDIISGCWIVTNNRFTGDAMAFAHCSGLQLLSWDYPEKSSLRKTIDEGQLYPVTCLTSLTLAEKDKLLVQDIILAKEIINNVSVLEEIGISPIRIKNVIKEASELCKYI, encoded by the coding sequence ATGAAAATAGTAAAGCATTCCGGAAATATTGTTGATTTCAATCGGGACAAACTTAAAAGTTCTCTACTTAAATCAGGCGCCAACAAGCATGTTGTAGAAGATATTCTGCAAGAGATTGATAAACAAATCTACGAAGGCATTTCCACCAAAAAAATCTACAAATTGGCTTTTGGTTTGCTCAAAAAAGTTTCCAATGCTAACGCAGCGCGCTACAATCTCAAAACGGCGATTCAAATGCTCGGTCCGGCGGGTTTTTTCTTTGAAAAATACATTGCCCGATTATTTCTCTCTGAAGGTTATTTGGTACAAACCAATCTCCTTTTGTCCGGAAAATGTGTTGGACACGAAGTAGACGTTGTTATTAATAAAAACGATTATATAGAAATGGTCGAATGTAAATTTCATCCCAAAAGCGAAACCAATTCGGATGTAAAAGTGCCGATGTACATACTTTCCCGTTTCAACGATTTAAAAGATAAAAATCATATCATTTTTACTCGAAAAGATATAATTTCGGGCTGTTGGATTGTGACCAATAACCGATTTACGGGTGATGCGATGGCTTTTGCCCATTGCTCCGGATTACAATTGCTGAGTTGGGATTATCCTGAAAAATCAAGCTTGAGAAAAACAATTGATGAAGGACAATTGTATCCGGTCACTTGTTTGACTTCTTTGACTCTGGCAGAAAAAGACAAATTATTGGTGCAAGATATTATTTTGGCCAAAGAAATCATAAACAATGTAAGTGTGCTCGAAGAAATTGGCATAAGCCCAATTCGGATAAAAAATGTGATTAAAGAAGCTTCCGAGCTTTGTAAATATATTTAA
- the xrtF gene encoding exosortase family protein XrtF has product MKNLLQQYKPFLLFLGKFLLTYLVLTIIYQSYLNRFDVSKNEVDSFTQLVANQTKSVLTLFDATAYNEQHPKEPSIKIIYKGQYISRIIEGCNALSVIVLFVSFVIAFTGKWKQTLVFILLGSILIHILNIARIALLCMALYSFPQYEHILHGVIFPLIIYGVVFLLWVIWVNKFSLHATTTAKK; this is encoded by the coding sequence TTGAAGAATCTGCTACAGCAATACAAACCGTTTTTACTTTTTTTGGGGAAATTTTTGCTGACGTATTTGGTGTTGACCATCATTTATCAATCATATTTAAATCGATTCGATGTTTCAAAAAACGAAGTAGATTCTTTTACTCAACTTGTGGCTAATCAAACGAAATCAGTCTTGACTTTATTTGATGCAACAGCTTATAATGAACAACATCCAAAAGAACCCAGTATAAAAATCATTTACAAAGGCCAATACATTTCCCGAATTATTGAAGGTTGTAATGCTTTGAGTGTGATTGTTTTGTTTGTTTCATTTGTGATTGCGTTTACCGGTAAATGGAAACAAACGCTTGTTTTTATTCTCTTGGGAAGCATTTTAATTCATATTCTTAATATCGCCCGAATCGCTTTGTTGTGTATGGCTTTGTATAGTTTTCCGCAGTATGAACATATTTTGCACGGTGTCATTTTTCCGTTAATCATTTACGGAGTGGTGTTTTTATTATGGGTTATTTGGGTCAATAAATTTTCTTTACATGCTACAACTACTGCTAAAAAATAA
- a CDS encoding DedA family protein, whose protein sequence is MSDFDWMQLLNPEFYITMTVGGVKIGLWIVLFIVFAETGLFAGFFLPGDSLLFLAGIYSRDLVENFTIIESDLINVTLLAFLVAVAGILGNMIGYWFGSKSGYYLYKKEDSFFWKKKYLIQSKDFFERYGGKAIIFARFLPVVRTFAPIVAGIVTMDKKKFMFYNVLSSFLWSFILIFAGHYLYGLFLEKFDIDLKHHIEKIIIIIILVSTLPVVLKMIKKHPKEETEN, encoded by the coding sequence ATGAGTGATTTTGATTGGATGCAATTATTGAATCCTGAGTTTTACATAACCATGACAGTTGGTGGTGTGAAAATTGGGCTTTGGATTGTATTGTTTATTGTATTTGCCGAAACCGGTTTATTCGCAGGTTTCTTTTTACCCGGAGACAGTTTGTTGTTTTTGGCCGGAATTTACAGCCGTGATTTAGTTGAGAATTTCACTATTATCGAAAGTGATTTGATTAATGTAACCTTATTGGCTTTTTTAGTAGCTGTTGCCGGAATTTTAGGGAATATGATTGGCTATTGGTTTGGTTCCAAAAGTGGCTATTATTTATATAAAAAAGAAGATAGTTTTTTTTGGAAGAAAAAATACTTAATCCAATCGAAAGACTTCTTTGAAAGATATGGTGGGAAAGCCATCATCTTTGCTCGTTTTTTACCTGTAGTAAGAACTTTTGCGCCAATTGTGGCCGGAATTGTTACGATGGATAAAAAGAAATTTATGTTCTACAACGTGTTAAGTTCTTTCCTTTGGTCATTTATCTTGATCTTTGCCGGACATTATTTATATGGTTTGTTTTTAGAGAAGTTTGATATCGATTTGAAACACCACATTGAGAAAATTATAATTATTATTATATTGGTTTCTACTTTGCCGGTAGTGCTTAAAATGATTAAAAAACATCCAAAAGAGGAAACGGAAAACTAA
- a CDS encoding MBL fold metallo-hydrolase RNA specificity domain-containing protein — protein sequence MKIKFLGGAGTVTGSKTLIESNGIRILIDCGLFQGIKPLRELNWEPLPILPNTIDVVLLTHGHLDHCGWLPRLVKQGFEGKIYCTSPTKDITKLILLDSAKIQEEEAERANKEHYSKHDKAEPLYDLAQTEKVFPLFRVIKPNEVVALDAEISAKFTNAGHIIGACSIELTLENKTLVFSGDIGRDDDVLMYAPLKPKRADYVFLESTYGNRIHPEEDVKLLLETYINNTVQNNGTVIIPSFAVERAQTLMYLLWQLKKEDRIPDIPYVIDTPMGISVLEVFMDNRKWHKLSEQECVDMCKMFTMNSDYQETIVTIFDKQPKVIIAASGMITGGRVLSYLEHYIGLPETTVIIVGYQAEGTRGRKLLEGATDIKIYGKYYSVLAKIIEIEGLSAHGDQTDLLNWLSELKNKPKKVFLVHGENEPADELRIKIHEKYGFDCSVPMMGQEFEL from the coding sequence ATGAAAATCAAATTCTTAGGTGGTGCAGGAACAGTAACCGGTTCCAAAACCTTGATTGAAAGTAACGGCATCCGAATTCTGATTGATTGCGGATTATTTCAAGGGATTAAGCCTTTGCGCGAACTCAATTGGGAACCGTTGCCGATTTTGCCCAACACCATCGATGTTGTATTGTTGACTCATGGACATTTAGACCATTGCGGTTGGTTGCCCAGACTAGTCAAACAAGGATTTGAAGGTAAAATTTATTGTACGAGTCCAACCAAAGACATCACCAAATTGATTTTGTTAGACAGTGCCAAAATTCAAGAAGAAGAAGCGGAACGAGCTAATAAAGAACATTATTCCAAACACGATAAGGCCGAACCTTTATACGATTTGGCCCAAACCGAAAAAGTATTTCCGTTGTTCCGAGTCATAAAACCGAATGAAGTAGTGGCTTTGGATGCGGAAATTTCGGCTAAGTTTACCAATGCAGGACATATCATTGGCGCTTGTTCCATCGAATTGACATTGGAAAATAAAACTTTAGTTTTTTCCGGTGATATTGGTCGTGATGACGACGTGTTGATGTATGCGCCACTGAAACCAAAACGAGCAGATTATGTGTTTTTAGAGAGTACTTATGGCAATCGAATTCATCCTGAAGAAGATGTCAAATTGCTGTTGGAAACCTACATCAACAATACCGTTCAAAATAACGGAACTGTCATTATTCCGAGTTTTGCGGTTGAACGCGCGCAGACTTTGATGTATCTGCTTTGGCAACTGAAAAAAGAAGACAGAATTCCCGATATTCCTTATGTGATTGACACGCCAATGGGCATCAGTGTTTTGGAAGTTTTTATGGATAACCGAAAATGGCACAAATTATCCGAACAGGAATGTGTAGACATGTGTAAAATGTTTACTATGAATTCGGACTATCAGGAAACCATCGTCACTATTTTTGACAAACAACCTAAAGTGATTATTGCCGCCAGCGGAATGATAACCGGAGGAAGAGTATTAAGTTATCTAGAGCATTATATTGGCTTGCCCGAAACTACCGTAATTATTGTTGGTTATCAAGCCGAAGGAACCAGAGGAAGAAAACTACTCGAAGGCGCAACTGATATTAAAATTTATGGTAAATATTATTCGGTTTTGGCGAAGATTATAGAGATAGAAGGTTTGTCGGCTCACGGAGACCAAACTGATTTATTGAATTGGCTTTCGGAATTAAAAAACAAACCAAAAAAAGTGTTTTTAGTTCATGGAGAAAATGAACCTGCAGATGAATTGCGCATCAAAATACACGAAAAATACGGTTTCGACTGTTCGGTTCCCATGATGGGGCAAGAGTTTGAGTTGTAA
- a CDS encoding DUF1566 domain-containing protein, producing the protein MKKIIQLSKIATLLFIMLIINSYKDLDDSIVIPNAKDLIHKDDKLFCLIERIAKEALGYQLNGKKDWFLPSENELALLYTNLHQQNPGNFTNVVYWDSTEIDVIPIKTIDFSNGQNVVSSKVSTPKTV; encoded by the coding sequence ATGAAAAAAATAATACAACTCTCAAAAATAGCCACTTTGCTATTTATAATGCTTATCATCAATAGTTACAAAGACCTCGATGACAGTATTGTCATTCCAAATGCTAAAGATTTAATTCATAAAGACGATAAGTTGTTCTGCTTGATTGAACGAATAGCCAAAGAAGCGCTAGGCTATCAATTAAACGGTAAAAAAGATTGGTTTTTGCCCAGCGAAAATGAACTAGCTTTGCTTTATACCAATTTACACCAACAAAACCCTGGCAACTTTACAAATGTTGTATATTGGGATTCAACCGAGATTGATGTCATCCCAATAAAAACTATTGATTTTTCAAATGGGCAAAATGTAGTGAGTTCAAAAGTTTCGACTCCAAAAACTGTATAA
- a CDS encoding GAF domain-containing protein produces the protein MNFENLKLQVIAILSEANSERELKLKNLCQFLSDNVDYYNWVGFYFANHENKTLHLGPYVGAETDHTVIPFGKGICGQVAESNANFVVPDVSAQDNYIACSFTVKSEIVVPLFVNGVNIGQIDIDSHVIDPFTKADERFLEFVNEEVAKLF, from the coding sequence ATGAATTTCGAAAATTTAAAACTACAAGTAATTGCAATTCTTTCTGAAGCAAATTCGGAAAGAGAGTTGAAATTAAAAAACCTTTGTCAATTCCTATCAGATAATGTAGATTACTACAATTGGGTTGGATTTTATTTTGCCAATCATGAAAACAAAACGTTGCATCTCGGACCATACGTTGGCGCTGAAACAGATCATACGGTAATTCCGTTTGGAAAAGGCATTTGCGGACAAGTGGCTGAATCCAATGCGAACTTTGTGGTTCCGGATGTATCCGCTCAAGACAATTATATTGCTTGTAGCTTTACGGTGAAATCGGAAATCGTGGTGCCGCTTTTTGTGAACGGTGTAAACATAGGTCAAATCGACATCGACAGCCATGTGATTGATCCTTTTACTAAAGCTGACGAAAGATTTTTAGAGTTTGTAAATGAGGAAGTTGCCAAACTTTTTTAA
- a CDS encoding polyribonucleotide nucleotidyltransferase, with product MIPQLFVETIDLGDGRSITIETGRLAKQADGSVVVRIGKTVILGTVVSARKASPGIDFLPLTVDYREKFAAAGRFPGGFFKREARPSDNEVLTMRLVDRVLRPLFPSDYHAEVQVMIQLMSHDDDVMPDALAGLAASAALALSDIPFETLISEARVGRIDGKFIINPSRAQLELSDIDMMIGASTDSIAMVEGEMKEISEAEMVEAIKFAHEHIKVQIAAQERLATAFGKKEVRTYEQEKEDEAIYAKVKAAAYDKIYAIASKGSAKHERSAAFDAVKEEVKALFTEEELEENGDLVSKYFYKTNKEAVRNVTLDLGTRLDGRKTTEIRPIWCEVDYLPSVHGSALFTRGETQALATATLGTSREANQIDSPSEQGEEKFYLHYNFPPFSTGEARPLRGTSRREVGHGNLAQRALKNMIPAENPYTIRIVSEVLESNGSSSMATVCAGTLALMDAGVQMIRPVSGIAMGLITDGDRFAVLSDILGDEDHLGDMDFKVTGTSEGITACQMDIKIDGLKYEIMEQALAQARDGRLHILGKLTETLAQPRTEVKVHAPKIIMRTIPGAFIGALIGPGGKVIQELQKATGTTIVINEVDEQGVVEILGTDPDGIAAVLAKIDSIIFKPTMGESYEVKVIKMLDFGAVVEYTAAPGNEVLLHVSELAWERTENVADVVKMGDVFMVKYLGVDPKTRKEKVSKKALLPRPPREEKKDAPQG from the coding sequence ATGATTCCACAATTATTTGTAGAAACTATCGATTTAGGTGATGGCAGAAGCATCACAATCGAGACAGGGCGTTTGGCCAAACAAGCTGACGGTTCTGTAGTAGTAAGAATTGGAAAAACTGTTATTTTAGGAACAGTAGTATCCGCAAGAAAAGCAAGTCCGGGTATCGACTTTTTACCGTTAACGGTAGATTATCGTGAAAAATTTGCCGCAGCAGGTCGTTTTCCTGGTGGTTTCTTTAAAAGAGAAGCACGTCCAAGCGACAATGAAGTATTAACCATGAGATTAGTTGACCGTGTTTTGCGTCCGCTTTTCCCAAGTGATTACCATGCAGAAGTTCAAGTGATGATTCAGCTAATGTCTCATGATGATGATGTTATGCCGGATGCATTAGCTGGTTTAGCCGCTTCGGCAGCGTTGGCGCTGTCTGACATTCCGTTTGAAACTTTAATTTCTGAAGCCAGAGTAGGAAGAATTGACGGTAAATTTATCATCAATCCATCTCGTGCCCAATTAGAATTGTCTGATATCGACATGATGATTGGTGCTTCTACTGATTCTATCGCAATGGTAGAAGGAGAAATGAAAGAGATTTCAGAAGCCGAAATGGTAGAAGCTATCAAATTTGCTCACGAACATATTAAAGTACAAATTGCCGCTCAAGAAAGATTGGCTACAGCTTTTGGCAAAAAAGAAGTACGTACGTATGAACAAGAAAAAGAAGACGAAGCTATTTACGCTAAAGTAAAAGCAGCGGCTTATGATAAAATTTACGCTATTGCAAGCAAAGGTTCGGCTAAACACGAACGTTCAGCGGCTTTTGACGCGGTAAAAGAAGAAGTAAAAGCATTATTTACAGAAGAAGAATTGGAAGAAAATGGAGATTTAGTTTCTAAATACTTCTACAAAACCAATAAAGAAGCAGTTCGTAATGTAACTTTAGATTTAGGAACTCGTTTAGACGGAAGAAAAACTACTGAAATCAGACCAATCTGGTGTGAAGTAGATTATTTACCATCTGTTCACGGTTCGGCTTTATTTACCCGTGGAGAAACTCAAGCATTGGCAACAGCTACTCTAGGAACTTCCAGAGAAGCCAACCAAATTGATTCACCATCAGAACAAGGAGAAGAAAAATTCTATTTACACTATAATTTCCCGCCATTTTCAACCGGAGAAGCTCGTCCGTTAAGAGGAACTTCAAGAAGAGAAGTTGGTCACGGAAACTTGGCTCAAAGAGCTTTGAAAAACATGATTCCTGCTGAAAATCCATATACTATCAGAATAGTTTCTGAAGTATTAGAATCAAACGGTTCGTCTTCTATGGCAACGGTTTGTGCCGGAACATTAGCCTTAATGGATGCCGGAGTTCAAATGATTCGTCCTGTTTCAGGAATTGCTATGGGATTGATTACAGATGGTGATCGTTTCGCGGTTTTATCTGACATCTTAGGTGATGAAGATCACTTAGGCGATATGGATTTCAAAGTAACCGGAACTTCTGAAGGAATTACGGCTTGTCAAATGGACATCAAAATTGACGGATTGAAATATGAAATCATGGAGCAAGCATTGGCTCAAGCTCGTGATGGCCGTTTGCATATCTTAGGAAAATTGACTGAAACGTTAGCACAACCAAGAACTGAAGTTAAAGTTCACGCTCCGAAAATCATCATGAGAACTATTCCTGGTGCTTTCATCGGTGCTTTGATTGGACCTGGTGGAAAAGTGATTCAAGAATTACAAAAAGCTACGGGAACTACAATCGTTATTAATGAAGTAGACGAACAAGGTGTTGTTGAAATCTTAGGAACTGATCCGGACGGAATTGCAGCAGTATTGGCGAAAATTGATTCTATCATTTTCAAACCAACTATGGGCGAATCCTACGAAGTGAAAGTAATTAAGATGCTCGACTTTGGAGCCGTAGTAGAATATACTGCAGCACCTGGAAACGAAGTGTTATTACACGTTTCAGAATTGGCTTGGGAAAGAACAGAAAACGTTGCCGACGTTGTAAAAATGGGCGATGTGTTTATGGTGAAATACTTAGGTGTTGACCCAAAAACCAGAAAAGAAAAAGTGTCGAAAAAAGCACTTTTACCAAGACCTCCAAGAGAAGAGAAAAAAGACGCTCCACAAGGTTAA
- the rpsO gene encoding 30S ribosomal protein S15, giving the protein MYLSKETKAEIFAKHGGKAENTGSAEGQIALFTFRISHLTEHLKKNRHDYNTERSLVLLVGKRRSLLDYLKKKEINRYREIIKELGIRK; this is encoded by the coding sequence ATGTATTTAAGTAAAGAAACAAAAGCTGAAATCTTCGCTAAACACGGAGGAAAAGCTGAAAACACGGGATCTGCTGAAGGGCAAATCGCTTTGTTCACTTTCAGAATCTCTCACTTAACTGAGCACTTGAAAAAAAATCGTCACGATTACAACACTGAGCGTTCGTTAGTTCTTTTAGTAGGTAAAAGAAGAAGCCTTCTTGACTACTTGAAGAAAAAAGAGATTAACAGATATCGTGAGATTATCAAAGAATTAGGTATTAGAAAATAA